In the Pseudoliparis swirei isolate HS2019 ecotype Mariana Trench chromosome 21, NWPU_hadal_v1, whole genome shotgun sequence genome, one interval contains:
- the LOC130211766 gene encoding cornifelin homolog A-like produces the protein MPHRMVVTQPSPFIKTSSHDQWTSGICDCFQDLPQCCLAFWCLPCFACKTAHEAGECVCLPLLDSFGLIPPAATALRVSVRQRYGIEGTVCRDCVASFFCWSCTWCQIAREIKTRTKPITAAR, from the exons ATGCCTCATCGGATGGTCGTAACCCAACCCAGCCCCTTCATCAAGACCagttcacatgaccaatggacctCTGGCATCTGTGATTGCTTCCAGGACCTGCCGCAGT GCTGCCTCGCCTTTTGGTGTCTTCCCTGCTTCGCCTGTAAGACGGCGCATGAGGCcggggagtgtgtgtgcctACCTCTGCTGGACTCTTTTGGACTCATCCCTCCTGCGGCCACAGCCCTCAGGGTGTCGGTCCGCCAACGCTATGGCATTGAG ggTACAGTGTGCAGGGACTGTGTGGCCTCCTTCTTCTGCTGGTCCTGCACCTGGTGTCAAATAGCGAGAGAGATCAAAACAAGGACGAAACCCATCACCGCCGCCCGCTAG
- the ugt5g1 gene encoding UDP glucuronosyltransferase 5 family, polypeptide G1: protein MSGVLQVLLTALCFLLLRPTRCSGSRILVVPVDGSHWINMELILQELHARGHDLTVLRSTKSWYIPSSSSIYTSINVTMLEDESDMSFFNKMIRDVVECRRSMPFISSVCQQRVITSMLKKGHGILARAAATMLDDPVFIKKLQDAKFDLMLTDPALTLGVILGRYLELPMVFNVRWINNGEGHFTIAPSPVSYVPMSGSELHDQMDFLDRTKNTLHYIYSFVERNFIINPSYSDLLRRHFPPGTDLLSMERSADIWLVRTDFVFEFPRPTMPNVVYIGGFQCKESRPLPSELEAFMQSSGEHGVVVMSLGTLVSALHREATEAIAAAFAKLPQKVVWKFVGEKPSSLGNNTLLVKWIPQKDLLGHPKTRAFVAHGGTNGMFEAIYHGVPVLGLPLLFDQFDNLVRLKVRGAARVVEAKSITTEGFLEALKDVLETPSYRENIQRLSQLHRDRPMSPMDTAVFWIEYVIRNKGAAHLQSAGFHLPWYSYFCLDVALLFMALIGVSVWASVSVCKMFCCRRSRRKTKAE, encoded by the coding sequence ATGTCTGGCGTGCTCCAGGTACTCCTGACGGCGCTCTGCTTCCTGCTGCTCAGGCCCACTCGTTGCAGCGGCAGCCGGATTCTCGTGGTGCCCGTCGACGGCAGCCACTGGATCAACATGGAGCTCATCCTCCAGGAGCTGCACGCCAGAGGCCACGACCTCACCGTGCTGCGCTCCACCAAGAGCTGGTACATCCCCAGTTCCTCTTCGATATACACCTCCATTAATGTGACCATGCTGGAGGACGAGTCGGACATGAGCTTCTTCAACAAAATGATACGGGACGTGGTGGAATGCCGCCGGTCGATGCCTTTCATAAGCTCCGTCTGCCAACAGCGGGTGATCACATCCATGTTGAAAAAGGGCCACGGGATCCTCGCTAGAGCAGCTGCGACAATGCTAGACGACCCCGTTTTCATCAAGAAGCTGCAAGACGCCAAGTTCGACTTAATGTTGACGGACCCTGCTTTGACTTTAGGGGTCATTCTGGGCCGTTACCTCGAGCTGCCGATGGTTTTCAACGTGCGCTGGATAAATAACGGGGAGGGCCACTTCACCATAGCCCCCTCCCCTGTCTCCTATGTCCCCATGTCAGGAAGTGAACTTCATGATCAGATGGACTTTCTGGACCGAACCAAGAACACCCTACATTATATTTACAGTTTTGTTGAACGGAACTTTATCATCAACCCGTCCTACTCCGATCTACTCCGGCGGCATTTCCCACCTGGCACTGACCTGCTGTCGATGGAGCGATCAGCGGACATCTGGCTGGTGAGGACGGATTTTGTCTTCGAGTTCCCTCGACCGACCATGcccaacgtggtctacatcGGGGGGTTCCAGTGCAAAGagtcccgccccctcccctccgAGCTGGAGGCCTTCATGCAGAGCTCCGGGGAGCACGGGGTGGTGGTCATGTCTCTGGGGACGCTGGTGTCGGCCTTGCATCGCGAAGCCACAGAGGCCATCGCCGCTGCTTTCGCTAAACTCCCTCAGAAGGTGGTGTGGAAGTTTGTGGGTGAGAAACCGTCATCCCTGGGGAACAACACTCTGCTGGTGAAATGGATCCCTCAGAAAGACCTCCTGGGACACCCCAAGACTCGGGCATTCGTTGCCCACGGAGGCACCAACGGCATGTTCGAGGCCATCTACCACGGCGTCCCCGTTCTGGGCCTACCCCTCCTCTTCGACCAGTTCGACAACCTCGTCCGGCTGAAGGTACGCGGGGCAGCCCGGGTGGTGGAGGCCAAATCGATCACCACAGAAGGCTTCCTGGAGGCGCTGAAGGACGTCCTGGAGACTCCCTCGTACCGTGAAAACATACAGCGTCTTTCACAGCTACACCGGGATCGGCCAATGTCTCCCATGGACACCGCCGTCTTTTGGATCGAGTACGTCATCCGGAACAAAGGAGCAGCTCATCTGCAGTCGGCAGGTTTTCATCTGCCTTGGTATTCCTACTTCTGCCTGGATGTGGCGCTCTTATTCATGGCCCTGATTGGAGTCTCTGTCTGGGCTTCGGTCTCAGTCTGTAAGATGTTCTGCTGCCGAAGGTCTCGGAGGAAGACGAAAGCAGAGTAA